The proteins below are encoded in one region of Nitrospira lenta:
- a CDS encoding DUF6531 domain-containing protein, translating into MPLIKDKVRPILNVSCAAIMLSLLVGFVPSLWAQSAGDGKDDPFYGQKGQYGATDVSQLLADSTQAIFQQVQESVAPFTGNLSLVHTDLVLPGNGGFDLKVQHAYNSRIGGRRNTSAPGVVAYNERSIAGLGWSFHFGRVRNPFGSGEMIVLI; encoded by the coding sequence ATGCCTCTGATCAAAGACAAAGTCCGTCCCATACTCAACGTAAGCTGTGCTGCGATTATGCTCAGTCTGCTCGTAGGATTTGTCCCATCTCTCTGGGCCCAGTCGGCGGGTGATGGGAAAGATGATCCGTTCTATGGCCAGAAGGGGCAGTATGGCGCGACGGATGTCAGCCAGCTCTTGGCTGATTCAACCCAGGCGATCTTTCAACAGGTGCAAGAAAGTGTGGCGCCGTTCACGGGGAATTTGAGTCTGGTGCACACCGATCTGGTGTTGCCCGGAAACGGCGGGTTCGATCTGAAAGTGCAGCATGCCTACAACAGCCGCATTGGGGGGCGGCGGAACACGTCAGCTCCAGGCGTGGTGGCGTACAACGAGCGCAGCATAGCGGGCCTTGGATGGTCGTTCCACTTTGGGCGCGTCCGGAATCCGTTCGGAAGTGGTGAAATGATTGTGCTTATCTGA
- the hemG gene encoding protoporphyrinogen oxidase — MPTPRTVVIVGGGISGLATAFSLQEQAAAAGYAVRCIVLEAGPSWGGKIVTHRIGDLTTEAGPDSFLSQKQAGLELCRKLGLTDQLINTNESAKRAFVLSRGRLHELPEGLITFVPKQLGPFLRSGLLSWTGLARMGLDVVVPRGPSQGDESLASFFRRRFGSQAFERVLEPLMAGIYAGDADQMSVKATFPRFVELEQEYGSIIRGMMAAKKKQPPAPAGGTRLTMFVSLRNGLGDLVTALTARLAQQGVELRTGCQVEALRVRSHQLGRWMYDLILNDGSALSAEALVLATPAYVSAELLRPLTPIAGGLLEMIPYASTATVAMAFPAHAVAGAVEGFGFIVPRAEARDLIAATWTSLKWPHRAPADQVLSRCYVGGVGREEILQLSDDQMVAKIRADLAALCGITTEPTYVEVNRWWKAMPQYTLGHLDRLTQLDAALSRYGGLVLTGAGYRGVGIPDCIRDGAVAAEKVLKHLANPSRS, encoded by the coding sequence GTGCCCACTCCTCGCACAGTCGTCATTGTCGGCGGTGGCATCTCTGGGCTGGCCACGGCGTTTTCTCTCCAAGAGCAGGCGGCAGCGGCCGGGTATGCCGTTCGCTGTATTGTGCTGGAGGCCGGGCCATCCTGGGGCGGGAAGATTGTCACGCATCGAATCGGTGACTTGACGACCGAAGCCGGGCCGGATTCATTCCTTTCGCAAAAACAGGCCGGGCTGGAGTTGTGCCGAAAGCTGGGTCTGACCGATCAACTCATCAATACCAACGAAAGCGCGAAGCGAGCGTTTGTCCTCTCGCGTGGGCGGCTGCATGAGTTACCCGAAGGGCTCATTACCTTTGTCCCGAAGCAGCTGGGGCCATTTCTCAGGAGCGGCCTGCTGAGTTGGACCGGATTGGCGCGCATGGGATTGGACGTAGTAGTGCCGCGCGGCCCCTCACAAGGAGACGAATCGCTGGCCTCGTTTTTCCGGCGACGGTTCGGATCGCAAGCCTTTGAGCGAGTGCTGGAGCCGCTCATGGCCGGGATCTATGCCGGCGATGCGGACCAGATGAGTGTGAAAGCCACGTTCCCGCGATTCGTCGAACTCGAGCAGGAATACGGCAGTATCATTCGCGGCATGATGGCTGCCAAGAAGAAGCAACCGCCGGCTCCGGCCGGAGGAACCAGGCTCACTATGTTCGTCAGTTTGCGCAACGGGCTGGGTGATCTGGTGACGGCCTTGACGGCGCGCCTCGCACAGCAAGGAGTGGAGTTGCGCACGGGCTGCCAGGTCGAGGCGTTGCGCGTGCGGTCTCATCAGTTGGGTCGCTGGATGTACGATCTCATTCTCAATGATGGGTCGGCGCTTTCGGCAGAGGCGTTAGTCTTGGCGACGCCCGCCTATGTGTCCGCCGAGTTGCTTCGTCCACTAACGCCGATTGCCGGCGGGTTGTTGGAGATGATTCCCTATGCGTCAACGGCGACCGTCGCGATGGCCTTTCCAGCTCACGCCGTTGCAGGGGCTGTTGAGGGATTTGGCTTTATCGTCCCGCGCGCGGAGGCCAGGGATCTGATTGCGGCGACCTGGACATCGCTGAAATGGCCTCATCGGGCGCCGGCGGATCAGGTATTGAGTCGTTGCTACGTCGGCGGGGTGGGGCGGGAAGAGATCCTTCAGCTGAGCGACGATCAGATGGTCGCCAAGATCCGCGCAGATTTAGCCGCGCTGTGTGGCATCACAACTGAGCCAACCTATGTCGAAGTGAATCGCTGGTGGAAGGCGATGCCGCAATACACGCTGGGGCATCTCGATCGTCTGACGCAGCTGGATGCCGCGTTGAGCCGTTACGGGGGACTCGTGCTGACCGGCGCCGGGTATCGCGGCGTGGGGATCCCCGACTGTATCCGCGATGGAGCCGTTGCCGCGGAGAAGGTTCTGAAGCACTTGGCAAACCCATCCCGATCATAA
- the hemH gene encoding ferrochelatase codes for MADAQGPVAVLLMAMGGPDSLDNVEPFLLDVRGGRPTPPELVEEIRERYRATGGKSPAVGITQEVAKKLERRLNESGGPRYRVYVGLRHWHPFIKDTYAELLVDAPGQVIGLCMAPQQSSLSTGAYRKKVEDARSALQSTCAVSYVGSWSQHPQLIAAIVENVRQGLLKFPADLRDHVPVLFTAHSLPERIVAMKDPYPDEVKGTVDAITACLGNQPTRFAYQSQGRSSEPWLGPTVESALETLHREGHRQVLVAPIGFICDHVETLFDIDIELKQSAVNMGMQLERMPMLNAAPALIETLVSVIDAHQSSRVR; via the coding sequence ATGGCGGATGCACAAGGTCCGGTCGCTGTTCTGCTCATGGCGATGGGGGGGCCGGATTCCCTCGACAACGTCGAGCCCTTTCTCCTGGATGTCCGCGGCGGGCGTCCCACTCCTCCTGAACTCGTCGAAGAAATTCGTGAACGCTATCGTGCCACGGGCGGGAAGTCGCCCGCGGTCGGCATTACGCAAGAAGTCGCGAAGAAGCTTGAACGGCGATTGAACGAGTCGGGTGGTCCGCGCTATCGAGTGTACGTCGGGTTGCGGCATTGGCATCCCTTCATCAAGGACACCTATGCCGAGTTACTCGTCGACGCGCCGGGCCAGGTGATCGGGCTGTGCATGGCGCCTCAGCAGTCGTCGCTGAGCACCGGAGCGTACCGTAAAAAGGTGGAGGACGCGCGGTCCGCTCTTCAGAGCACTTGTGCGGTCAGCTATGTGGGAAGCTGGAGCCAGCACCCGCAACTGATCGCAGCGATCGTTGAGAATGTCAGACAGGGATTGCTGAAGTTTCCCGCCGACCTCCGTGACCACGTTCCGGTTTTATTCACCGCGCACAGCCTGCCGGAACGCATTGTTGCGATGAAAGACCCGTATCCCGATGAGGTCAAAGGCACGGTCGATGCCATCACGGCCTGCTTAGGGAATCAGCCGACGCGGTTTGCCTACCAGAGTCAGGGCCGATCCAGTGAGCCCTGGTTGGGCCCGACAGTCGAGTCTGCACTGGAGACCCTGCATCGCGAAGGCCATCGACAGGTGCTCGTGGCGCCGATCGGTTTCATTTGCGATCATGTGGAAACGTTGTTCGATATCGATATTGAATTGAAGCAGTCGGCGGTGAACATGGGAATGCAGTTGGAACGGATGCCTATGCTCAATGCCGCTCCGGCACTGATTGAGACCTTAGTGTCGGTGATCGATGCCCACCAATCGTCGCGGGTACGGTAA
- the hemE gene encoding uroporphyrinogen decarboxylase encodes MNDRFLKACRREPVDCTPVWFMRQAGRYMSEYRALRAKHSMLDLCKTPELAAQVTMQPIDRFPLDAAIIFADILLPLEPMGLNLEFAEGEGPVIHNPVRDRAAVERLKVVDGSELEYVAEAIRQARRALNGRVPLIGFAGAPFTLASYAIEGGGSRNYLHTKQMMYSDPASWHKLMDKFARVITGYLRRQIQAGAQAVQLFDSWVGCLSAGDYAEYVKPHVQLIFDGLKHEGVPLIHFGTGTTAILRQMREAGGDVIGIDWRIHLDEAWSMVGHDRAVQGNLDPLVLFAPLHEIERRVEDILRRAGNRPGHIFNLGHGILPTTPVDHVAATIDMIHKLSQR; translated from the coding sequence ATGAATGATCGTTTCCTCAAAGCGTGCCGGCGTGAGCCGGTTGATTGTACGCCGGTCTGGTTTATGCGCCAGGCTGGTCGATATATGTCTGAATATCGCGCACTGCGGGCCAAGCATTCCATGCTCGATTTGTGCAAGACGCCTGAACTGGCGGCGCAAGTCACCATGCAGCCGATCGACCGGTTCCCCCTCGATGCCGCCATCATTTTCGCGGACATTCTCCTGCCGTTGGAGCCGATGGGGTTGAACCTGGAGTTTGCCGAGGGTGAAGGTCCGGTGATTCACAATCCGGTCCGGGACCGTGCTGCGGTAGAACGATTGAAAGTGGTGGATGGCAGTGAGCTTGAATACGTTGCTGAAGCCATCAGGCAGGCGCGTCGCGCATTGAACGGGCGCGTGCCGCTCATCGGATTTGCCGGCGCGCCGTTTACGCTTGCGAGTTATGCGATTGAAGGCGGCGGGTCGCGGAACTATCTCCACACCAAGCAGATGATGTACAGCGATCCCGCGAGCTGGCACAAGCTCATGGATAAGTTTGCCCGGGTCATCACCGGGTATTTGCGACGGCAGATCCAAGCCGGGGCGCAGGCGGTGCAGCTGTTCGACAGCTGGGTCGGCTGTCTGTCGGCGGGGGATTATGCCGAGTATGTGAAGCCTCATGTCCAATTGATTTTCGACGGGCTCAAGCACGAGGGCGTTCCCCTCATCCACTTCGGCACCGGCACGACCGCGATTCTTCGGCAGATGCGCGAGGCCGGCGGCGATGTGATCGGCATCGATTGGCGCATCCATCTTGATGAAGCCTGGTCCATGGTCGGACACGATCGCGCGGTGCAGGGGAATCTCGATCCACTGGTTCTGTTTGCGCCGCTCCATGAAATTGAGCGGCGCGTCGAAGATATTTTACGGCGGGCCGGCAATCGGCCGGGCCACATTTTCAATCTCGGTCATGGCATTCTTCCGACCACTCCGGTCGATCATGTGGCGGCGACAATCGACATGATCCACAAACTCAGCCAACGCTAA
- a CDS encoding acyl-CoA desaturase — protein sequence MSDVSTLQPTRGQDLRLTVLRWFDSWAGLEHMKSDGVPKMDWVRCFPLIAVHLMCLGVIWVGWSWTAVAVAVAFYFLRMFAITGWYHRYFSHRTFKTSRAVQFAFALLGGSCAQRGPLWWAGHHRHHHIASDTPDDVHSPRQGGFLWSHMGWFTSQTHFAPRLKNIQDFAKFPELRFLDRFDILMPTVAGFGMFGLGKLLETYAPGLGTNGPQMLIWGFFISTVALIHGTCTINSLSHVYGSQRYVTGDDSRNNFILALITMGEGWHNNHHYYPASTRQGFYWWEVDMTYYCLKMMEKVGLVWDIRDVPSYVREGKSKQDTLTA from the coding sequence ATGTCCGACGTGAGCACCTTACAACCGACTCGAGGCCAAGATCTGCGGCTGACCGTCCTTCGCTGGTTCGATTCTTGGGCGGGGCTGGAGCACATGAAATCGGATGGCGTGCCGAAGATGGACTGGGTCCGCTGTTTTCCCTTGATCGCCGTTCACTTGATGTGTCTCGGCGTGATCTGGGTCGGATGGAGCTGGACAGCCGTGGCGGTTGCCGTGGCCTTTTACTTTCTCCGCATGTTCGCCATCACCGGCTGGTATCACCGCTATTTTTCGCACCGGACGTTCAAGACCTCTCGTGCCGTGCAGTTTGCCTTTGCCCTGCTGGGAGGATCCTGCGCCCAACGCGGCCCGCTCTGGTGGGCCGGCCATCACCGGCATCACCATATCGCCTCGGATACGCCCGACGATGTTCACTCTCCGCGCCAGGGAGGGTTTCTCTGGTCGCATATGGGATGGTTTACGTCACAGACGCACTTCGCGCCACGCCTGAAAAATATTCAGGACTTCGCGAAATTTCCCGAACTTCGCTTTCTCGACCGGTTTGACATCCTCATGCCGACCGTCGCGGGATTCGGCATGTTTGGACTTGGGAAATTGCTCGAAACCTATGCGCCGGGACTCGGCACGAATGGCCCGCAGATGCTGATCTGGGGATTCTTCATTTCGACCGTCGCGCTCATCCACGGTACTTGCACGATTAATTCGCTGTCTCACGTCTATGGTTCACAGCGCTACGTGACGGGCGACGATAGCCGCAATAACTTCATCCTCGCGCTCATTACAATGGGCGAAGGGTGGCACAATAACCACCACTACTATCCCGCCTCAACCAGGCAGGGGTTCTATTGGTGGGAAGTCGACATGACCTACTACTGCCTGAAGATGATGGAGAAGGTCGGGCTGGTGTGGGACATTCGCGATGTGCCGAGTTACGTGCGGGAGGGGAAGAGCAAACAGGACACGCTCACCGCCTGA
- a CDS encoding DMT family transporter → MPRFALLLTTLIWGATFPATKAALDQIPPLSFLFLRFLLGAVLVGLCLVLMARPVSVDRAVLRASAIATGWLFLGYVLQTVGLGYTTASNSAFITTLYVVFVPLILRRFGSRSWVAAGIATVGLWCLVKPTTSVNVGDLLTLGCALAFAAHMACLERYTRELDATSLFLWQLVAMSGLLFVAMVWEHPTVSAFEPTTVLLIGLAVTGVLATLAFAVQMWAQQLLAAQQVALIFSLEPAYAAWLAWYFLGESLDWLGWVGSGLILIAVIIGSLGASVPEADRPLQISPAA, encoded by the coding sequence ATGCCGCGATTTGCGCTACTCCTGACAACCCTCATTTGGGGAGCGACCTTTCCTGCGACGAAGGCGGCGCTCGACCAGATTCCTCCCTTGTCATTTCTGTTCTTGAGATTTCTGCTCGGGGCAGTTCTTGTGGGACTCTGTTTGGTCCTGATGGCTCGACCGGTCTCGGTAGACCGAGCCGTGCTCCGTGCCAGCGCGATCGCCACCGGATGGCTCTTTCTTGGATATGTCCTGCAAACCGTGGGGCTGGGTTACACCACGGCATCTAATTCCGCTTTTATCACTACGCTCTACGTCGTGTTCGTTCCGCTCATCTTGCGGCGCTTCGGCTCGCGATCATGGGTTGCGGCAGGGATCGCCACGGTTGGCTTGTGGTGCTTGGTCAAGCCGACAACAAGTGTCAACGTCGGAGACCTGCTCACCCTCGGGTGTGCGCTGGCATTTGCGGCCCATATGGCCTGCCTGGAGCGGTATACGCGTGAGCTGGATGCGACCTCGCTGTTTCTCTGGCAATTGGTGGCTATGTCCGGACTCCTGTTCGTGGCCATGGTCTGGGAACATCCGACGGTGAGCGCGTTCGAGCCGACGACGGTCTTATTGATCGGCCTCGCGGTCACCGGAGTCTTGGCGACCCTGGCCTTTGCCGTACAGATGTGGGCGCAGCAGTTGCTCGCCGCGCAACAGGTGGCGCTTATTTTTTCGCTTGAGCCAGCCTATGCGGCCTGGCTGGCGTGGTATTTTCTCGGGGAGTCGCTCGACTGGTTGGGGTGGGTCGGGAGCGGATTGATTTTGATCGCGGTGATTATTGGTTCGTTGGGGGCGAGTGTGCCGGAGGCTGATCGCCCGCTTCAGATTTCACCGGCTGCATGA
- a CDS encoding FmdB family zinc ribbon protein, giving the protein MPVYEYRCGQCSKAFEATQSVHARPEDTECPFCQAQDATRLLSSFASTVKGDHKPGFAEMKAGSMLNERMDRFAKLPPLNAKRNVPQPNAASPSDPGSGPGADS; this is encoded by the coding sequence ATGCCTGTGTATGAGTATCGGTGTGGGCAATGCTCAAAAGCCTTCGAGGCCACGCAGTCCGTGCATGCGCGCCCAGAAGATACCGAATGTCCGTTCTGCCAGGCACAGGACGCCACGCGGCTCCTGTCCTCCTTTGCCTCAACTGTCAAAGGTGACCACAAGCCGGGCTTCGCAGAAATGAAGGCCGGATCGATGCTCAACGAGCGGATGGACCGATTCGCCAAACTCCCCCCCCTGAACGCCAAGCGCAATGTCCCCCAGCCAAATGCCGCATCGCCCTCCGATCCTGGATCAGGCCCAGGAGCAGACTCCTAG
- a CDS encoding substrate-binding domain-containing protein, with product MIVRLLFACWVSVMGFVALSSPSHADVAGSLVIAGNGPENNTIETLARAFEKANPRAYIDILWEDNSKPVDMVKSGQAHIAITGSEDPDLTSKQIGWDGIGILVHLSNFTKEITKQQVAELFSGKFTTWADVGGPDTRILLIDRPRNQNIRDAFESQLGIVGKISDTAKVIGHDDKAVKTVVGTLPPLSAVTYISLSTGLSVVSTGVAVRLLAVDKIEPEAPTVKDGRYPLRRPVLLLSKKEANPLVDAFAQFALSAPGQAIIAETYVPMPSH from the coding sequence ATGATCGTCAGATTGCTGTTTGCCTGCTGGGTAAGCGTCATGGGGTTCGTGGCCCTCTCCTCCCCCTCTCATGCAGACGTGGCAGGAAGCCTGGTGATCGCCGGCAACGGGCCGGAGAACAACACCATTGAAACACTGGCCAGGGCCTTTGAGAAAGCGAATCCTCGCGCCTACATTGACATCCTGTGGGAAGACAATTCCAAGCCGGTCGACATGGTAAAGTCCGGGCAGGCCCATATCGCGATCACAGGATCAGAAGATCCAGACCTAACCAGCAAACAAATCGGATGGGACGGGATCGGCATTCTCGTCCACCTCTCCAATTTCACGAAAGAAATTACCAAACAGCAGGTCGCTGAGCTCTTTTCCGGGAAATTCACCACTTGGGCAGACGTTGGCGGGCCAGACACACGAATCCTCCTGATCGACCGCCCACGCAACCAGAATATCCGCGACGCGTTCGAGTCGCAGTTGGGCATTGTCGGAAAGATCTCGGATACCGCCAAGGTCATCGGGCACGATGACAAAGCCGTGAAAACAGTGGTCGGCACACTCCCACCGCTCTCCGCCGTCACCTATATTTCACTCAGTACCGGCCTCTCAGTCGTCTCGACCGGAGTGGCCGTGCGCCTACTCGCGGTCGATAAGATCGAGCCGGAAGCGCCGACCGTCAAAGACGGCCGCTATCCGCTTCGCCGGCCGGTCTTGCTGCTCTCCAAGAAAGAGGCGAATCCTCTCGTCGATGCATTCGCACAATTCGCACTGTCGGCTCCCGGTCAAGCCATTATTGCTGAAACGTACGTGCCAATGCCGAGTCACTAA